Proteins from one Ahaetulla prasina isolate Xishuangbanna chromosome 2, ASM2864084v1, whole genome shotgun sequence genomic window:
- the LOC131190621 gene encoding olfactory receptor 1B1-like has protein sequence MDCENGTDIKEFVLLGFSYKPEHKYLFFLLFLLMYSAGFLGNTMMILLITLDARLQSPMYFLLRSLSVIDLGFLTITVPQMLVHIVSASRSIPFYSCMAQFFFFYIFGVTDLLLVSVMALDRYVAICNPLHYVSVMNQKVCGNLVAGCCVVSILHSMLHAGLLLRLSYRGKNNLAHYFCDHQPLLQLACSDTSVNEAVIFFEGVIIILGPFVFIILTYIRIVVAVMKFTSSGRRKAFSTCGSHLTIVGLFYGAIIAVYFLPTSSYSSQRGSVFALVYTVITPMSNPYIYSLRNKEVKDALRNLLRRSLFSHN, from the coding sequence ATGGACTGTGAGAACGGGACAGATATTAAAGAGTTTGTTCTTTTGGGTTTTTCCTACAAACCCGAACACAAatatctcttcttcctcctctttctgctGATGTACAGTGCTGGATTTCTGGGCAATACCATGATGATCCTTCTCATCACTTTGGATGCGCGACTCCAAAGCCCTATGTATTTCTTACTACGTAGCCTCTCAGTCATTGATCTTGGCTTCCTCACAATCACAGTGCCCCAAATGCTAGTCCACATCGTATCTGCTTCCAGGTCCATCCCCTTCTATTCCTGCATGGCtcagttcttcttcttctacatTTTTGGTGTCACTGATCTCCTTCTCGTGAGTGTCATGGCCCTGGATCGCTATGTAGCCATTTGTAATCCCCTCCACTATGTCTCAGTGATGAACCAAAAAGTTTGTGGGAATTTAGTAGCTGGGTGTTGTGTTGTTTCTATCTTACACTCCATGCTGCATGCTGGCCTGCTCCTGCGTCTCAGTTATCGAGGGAAAAATAACCTGGCCCATTACTTTTGTGATCATCAACCCTTGCTGCAGCTGGCCTGCTCAGACACCAGTGTCAATGAGGCGGTCATCTTCTTTGAAGGTGTCATCATCATCCTTGGGCCTTTTGTCTTCATCATCCTCACCTACATTCGTATCGTAGTAGCTGTAATGAAGTTCACTTCTTCAGGGAGACGCAAAGCTTTCTCTACTTGTGGGTCTCACCTTACTATAGTGGGCCTCTTTTATGGAGCCATTATTGCTGTTTATTTCTTGCCCACCTCAAGTTATTCCTCTCAGAGAGGCTCAGTTTTTGCTCTGGTGTACACAGTCATCACCCCAATGTCCAACCCCTATATCTACAGTCTCAGGAATAAAGAAGTGAAAGATGCTCTGAGAAATCTCTTGAGAAGATCCCTATTTTCTCATAACTGA